In Streptomyces violaceusniger Tu 4113, one DNA window encodes the following:
- a CDS encoding glycosyltransferase family 4 protein, producing the protein MHISFLIHNAYGIGGTIRTTYNLARSLGEQHDVEIVSVFRHRDQPIFDPGPRVRLSHLVDIRKNSPSYDGADPDHGRPAEVFPASEGRYKQYSALTDRRIGDHLRRLEADIVVGTRPGLNVHVAREARRGPVRVGQEHLTLGTHSTGLKRALRAVYPRLDAVTTVTEADARTYRDQMRLPGVRVEAVPNSVPEPGLEPADGTGKWVVAAGRLAPVKRYDLLIRAFAKVSAARPDWRLRIYGGGAQHAKLRALIDQLGLYNNVFLMGPANPLDPEWAKGSIAAVTSSLESFGMTIVEAMRCGLPVVSTDCPHGPAEIIDDGVDGRLVPTGDTDAIAAALLDLINNDELRQQMGQAALKDSARFDPSRVAGRYETLFSGLVARSGLRGSLHRARGSILSGAFATKDSLRKVRVA; encoded by the coding sequence ATGCACATCTCTTTTCTTATTCACAACGCGTACGGGATCGGCGGGACGATCCGGACCACGTACAACCTCGCCCGTTCCCTGGGAGAGCAGCACGATGTGGAGATCGTGTCGGTGTTCCGCCACCGCGACCAGCCGATCTTCGACCCTGGTCCGCGGGTGCGGCTCAGCCATCTCGTGGACATCCGGAAGAACAGCCCGTCCTACGACGGCGCCGACCCGGACCACGGCCGCCCGGCGGAGGTCTTCCCCGCGTCCGAGGGCCGCTACAAGCAGTACAGCGCCCTCACCGACCGCCGTATCGGGGACCATCTCCGCCGCCTGGAGGCCGATATCGTTGTCGGAACCCGGCCCGGGCTCAATGTCCACGTCGCCCGCGAGGCCCGCCGCGGTCCGGTACGGGTCGGCCAGGAGCACCTGACGCTCGGCACCCACTCCACAGGGCTGAAGCGGGCCCTGCGCGCCGTCTATCCCCGGCTGGACGCGGTGACCACCGTGACCGAGGCCGACGCGCGGACCTACCGCGACCAGATGCGGCTGCCCGGCGTACGGGTCGAGGCGGTCCCCAACAGCGTGCCCGAGCCCGGTCTCGAGCCCGCCGACGGCACCGGCAAATGGGTTGTCGCGGCCGGCCGGCTGGCCCCGGTGAAACGCTACGACCTGCTGATACGCGCCTTCGCGAAGGTCAGTGCGGCCCGCCCCGACTGGCGGCTGCGGATCTACGGTGGCGGCGCCCAGCACGCCAAGCTGCGCGCCCTCATCGACCAGCTCGGCCTCTACAACAACGTCTTCCTGATGGGCCCGGCCAATCCGCTCGACCCCGAGTGGGCCAAGGGCTCCATAGCCGCCGTCACCTCCAGCCTGGAGTCGTTCGGCATGACCATCGTGGAGGCGATGCGCTGCGGCCTTCCCGTGGTGTCCACCGACTGCCCGCACGGGCCCGCGGAGATCATCGACGACGGGGTGGACGGCCGTCTCGTGCCCACCGGCGACACCGACGCCATTGCCGCCGCGCTGCTCGACCTCATCAACAACGACGAGCTGCGCCAGCAGATGGGACAGGCGGCGCTGAAGGACTCGGCCCGCTTCGACCCCTCCCGGGTGGCCGGGCGCTACGAGACGCTGTTCTCCGGTCTGGTCGCGCGCAGCGGGCTGCGTGGCTCGCTGCACCGCGCCCGCGGCTCCATACTCAGTGGCGCGTTCGCCACCAAGGACTCCCTGCGGAAGGTGCGTGTCGCATGA